GCTATCAATATCCTCTCTTCAGCAATTACAGTTTACTTGGCAAGAGCTTTAAGCGGCAGTGCTAACATTCAAATTCTAAAAGGTTTCATAAAGACAGATATACCTGTTTTATCTAAAATACCTGTATTAGGACCTTTGTTTTTTAGTAGCACCTATATTACAACATGGATAGTTTTACTGATAGTTGTGCTTAGCTGGTACATCCTATACTATAGACCTTTTGGATTGAGATTAAGAGCTTGCGGTGAAAATCCTCAAGCTGCAGACTCATTAGGAATCAATGTCTTAAGGATTAGATATATCGGAGTTGCTATATCTGGTATTTTGGCAGGACTAGGTGGAGGAATCATAATAGTAACATACGCTGGTGAGTTTTCACCTCTTATTTATAACGGATTAGGTTTCTTAGCCTTGGCTGCACTTATATTTGGTAAGTGGAAGCCTTGGGGAGTCGTTGGAGCTGCCTTCTTCTTTGGTTTTGCAAAAACTGTAGCAGATATGTCTAAATTATTTGAAGGAATAAAGAATATGCCTAATATATTCTTTAATACGTTTCCATACGTGGTAACTTTAATAGCTCTAGTACTTTTCTCAAAGAATATGGCTGGACCAAGAGCAGCCGGAGAGCCTTATGATCCAGGAAAACGATAAAATTAGTAAAATGTATTTTACAGAAAACCATACTTTGTAAGTATGGTTTTCTGTATTTTTATTTTTAAATAAGTGTTATAATGGATATACATAAAGCAGATGTAATATAACACATTTGCCAAAATAGGGTTGGTGGAAACATGGATATGAACTTTAACTTAAACCTTACACAGGAACAAAAACTTGTTATGACTCAGCAAATGCAGCTTTCTATTAAGCTTCTCCAAATGTCTAGCCTTGAGCTTCAAGAACATGTTGATAAGGAATTGCAGGAAAATCCTGTACTCGAAGTTTCATATGCTGAAGAAGCTCATGATGAAAATCTTAAAAATAGAATTGATTATAAAGAGTTTATAAAATATTTGGACTTTGATAAATATGGACAGAGGCATTATGAAAAAAATGATGAAGAGGAAGTATCCCCCTTTAATTTTATAAGCGAACAAAAATCTTTAAAACAAGATTTAGTAGAACAGATTATAGATTTAGGTGTAAAGGATTACCTTTTTCCCATATGCGAATATATTATTGATAACCTAGATGAAAGGGGTTACTTAGAGGTTAGTGAAGAAGATATCTCTAAACAGCTGAATGTTGAAATATCTATTGCTAGGGAAGCAATCAAAATAGTTCAAAGTTTGGAGCCAATAGGGATTGCTGCAATGGATTTAAGGGAATGCCTAAAACTACAGCTAGAAAGAAATGGCGTTTTAAATAATTATTTGAGTGTTATAATTGATAAACATCTTGAAAATATTGCAGATAACAGATATAACCTAATAGCTAAGAGCTTAGGAATTGAGCTTAAAGAAGCCCAATATTATGGGGATATTATCAAAAGCCTTCAGCCAAAACCCTCAAGCGGATTTTATACAGGAGATGAAATAAGTTATACAGCTCCTGATGCATATATTAAAGAAATAGGTAGTGAGTTTCATATATTAATGAATGAAAACTTAGTGCCAAAGCTAAATATCAATGAAATTTATAAAGAGATAATAAAAAATGAAAATGATGTAGCTGCTGTAGAATACGTTAAAGAAAAGATAAATAGCGCTTTATTTTTAATGAAGAGTATTGAGCATAGAAAAAGCACTATATATAAGGTTTTAGAAAAAATACTAGAAATCCAACAAGATTTCTTTAAATATGGTGAAAGCTATTTAAAACCTATGTCGCTTAAAGATATATCTGAAAGTATAGGCATGCATGAGTCTACTATAAGCAGAGCTATAAAAGATAAGTATATAAATACAAATAGAGGAACTATAAAAATAAAAGATTTATTTACTGTGGGGCTATCTTCTGCAAATAGCGCAGAGGATGTATCAGCATCTATAATTAAAAAAGAGATTAAAAAAATGATAGATAAAGAAGATAAATCAAAGCCTCTTTCAGATCAGGCTATCTGCGACTATTTAAACGAGCAGGGAATGAATATTTCCAGAAGAACAGTAGCAAAATATAGAGAGGAAATGAATATTAAAGCTTCAAGTAAAAGAAAGAGGTTTTAGTATATCCTCTCTTTCGTTTTGTTTACACATTGTTAACATATTTTTTTGAAATACTAATTTAAAAAAGTTAGTATTTAATTTATAATATAAGTGGGACAAGAAATGAATGACCGGGACGTATAATGACCAAAGAGGTGTTACTATTGCGCGAGATTTTAAAACTAGCTCAGAAAGTTGTACCCGAGACCTTAGAACTACTTGTTAAAAGATATAACATACTCAGGGTTATTAATCACAATCAGCCCATAGGAAGAAGAACACTATCAAGCAGCCTTGAAATTGGTGAAAGAATAGTTCGTTCTGAGATTAATTTTCTAAAAGAGCAAAACCTTATAGAAATAAACACTCCAGGAATGACTATTACTCCTGAAGGTGAGGAGGTAATACATAAGCTTAAGGACATAATTCATGAACTTAAGGGCCTCTCTGATTTAGAGGAATACATAAAAAAAGGGTTGGGACTTAAGAATGTTATAATAGTTCCAGGAGATTTAGATCAAGACAAAACAGTTCTTTCAGAATTGGGAAAAGCTGCAGCAAATATACTTAAGGATCTAATAAGAGATAAAAGTATTATTGCTCTTACAGGGGGCTCTACAATAAAGGAAGTTGTTGATAATGTCCCAAGAATTACTAATTTTAAAGATATTCTAGTTATACCTGCAAGAGGCGGCATGGGCAAAAATGTAGAGATCCAAGCAAATAACCTAGCGGCTAGTTTGGCACACAAACTTTCAGCCAACTACAAGCTTTTACATATTCCAGACAATTTAACTACTACTGCATTAAGTGCTGTATTAAATGAAAGCGATGTAAAAGAAATTGTAGATAATATAAAAAACTCAGATATACTTATTTATGGTATAGGACGAGCGGATGAAATGGCTAAAAGAAGAGGTCTCTCTTCTGAGAGGGTACAAGAACTAAATTCTTTAGGAGCAGTAGGTGAGGCTTTCGGAAATTACTTTAATAGTCTAGGCGAAATAATTTGTTCTACGTCAACTATTGTTGTAGACAGCAATTCGCTAAAGAGTATTGGAAACCTTATTGCAGTAGCTGCAGGTGAGAGCAAAGCAGAAGCTATAGTAGCAATAGAAAAGAACTTGTCTCACAGTACTTTAATCACTGATGAAGGTGCAGCTAGAAAAATAATTAATATTCTAGATAAAATAGAGTAAACTATCAGTGTGTCTAGTATATTTTTAAATTTTTGTCAAATTATATTTTATATATAATTATATTTTAATTTATATTTTTAGGAGGTACTTACATGTCAAATGTTAAAGTAGCAATTAATGGTTTTGGTAGAATAGGACGTCTTGCATTCAGACAAATGTTTGGAGCAGAAGGATATGATGTTGTTGCAATCAACGATTTAACAGCTCCAAAGATGTTAGCACACTTATTAAAATATGATTCTTCACAAGGTAGATACGAAGGAACAGTTGAAGCAAAAGAGTCTTCTATAGTTGTTAATGGAAAAGAAATCAAAATATATGCATCAGCTGATGCTTCAAAACTTCCATGGGGAGAATTGGATGTAGACGTAGTACTTGAGTGTACTGGATTCTATGTATCTAAAGCAAAATCACAAGCACACATCAATGCAGGTGCTAAGAAAGTTGTTATTTCAGCTCCAGCTGGTAACGATCTTCCAACAGTTGTTTACAATGTAAACCATGATATATTAACTGCTGATGATAATATAATTTCAGCAGCTTCATGTACAACTAACTGCTTAGCTCCAATGGCTAAAGCACTTAATGACTATGCTGAAATTCAATCAGGTATAATGTCAACAATCCATGCTTACACTGGAGACCAAATGGTACTAGATGGCCCACACAGAGGAGGAGACTTCAGACGTGCTAGAGCTGCTGCTGTAAATATTGTTCCTAACTCAACAGGAGCTGCAAAAGCTATAGGATTAGTTATTCCAGAATTAAACGGAAAATTAATTGGTTCAGCACAAAGAGTTCCAGTTCCAACTGGTTCAACTACAATTTTAACTTCAGTTGTTAAAGGAAAAGATGTTACAGTTGAAGGAATTAACGCGGCTATGAAGGCGGCTTCAAATGAATCATTTGGTTACACTGAAGAGCAATTAGTATCTTCTGATATCATTGGAATAAAATTTGGTTCTCTATTTGATGCAACTCAAACAATGGTTACTAAAATTGCAGAAGATTTATACCAAGTTCAAACAGTTTCATGGTATGACAACGAAAACTCATACACTAGCCAAATGGTTAGAACTATAAAGCACTTCGCTAACTTTTTAAAGTAATTTAAGCATTTAGTTATAAGAATTTAAAGGTTAATAATAAGGGCTGGTTTTGTAGTCAGGGCTATAAACCCAGGCCTTTATTTATGCATACATATAAAATTATTGTATAAAGGAGAGAGTGAAATGAGCTTTAACAAAAAGACTATTGAAGATATACAGGTTAAAGGCAAAAGAGTTCTTGTAAGATGCGATTTCAACGTTCCAATGAAAGACGGAAAGATAACTGATGAAAATAGATTAAACGGAGCTCTTCCAACTATAAAATATTTAATGGAAAAGGGTGCTAAGGTTATACTTTGCTCACATCTAGGAAAAGCAAAGGGACCAGACCCAAGTCTTACACTTGCTCCAGTTGCAATGAGACTTTCTGAACTTCTAAATAAAGAGGTTGTTTTTGCTGCTGATGATACAGTGGTTGGAGACAATGCAAGAAAAGCAGTTTCAGTAGCTAAAGATGGAGATGTTATCCTTCTTGAAAATACAAGATTTAGAAAAGAAGAAGGTAAAAACGAGGACTCCTTCTCACAAGACTTAGCTTCAATTGCAGATGTTTATGTAAATGATGCTTTTGGATCAGCTCACAGAGCTCACTGTTCAACAGTAGGAGTTACGAAATTTGTTGATACAGCTGTTTGTGGATACTTAATCCAAAAGGAATTAAAGTTCCTTGGAGAGGCAGTTCAAAATCCAACAAGACCATTCTGTGCTATACTTGGTGGAGCAAAGGTTGTTGACAAGATAGCAGTTATAGAAAACCTACTTGACAAGGTAGATACTTTAATAATAGGTGGTGGAATGGCTTATACCTTCTTTAAGGCTCAAGGCTATGAAATAGGCAAGTCACTTTTAGATGAAGAAAGACTCGACTATGCTAAAGAAATGATGGAAAAGGCTAAGACTAAGGGAGTTAAACTGCTTCTTCCTGTAGACAACAGAATAGCTCCGGAATACGCTGATGTGGAAGCTAAGATAACAGAAGATCAAAACGTTCCTGAAGGATACATGGGATTGGATATTGGACCAAAATCAGAAAAACTTTTTGCTTATGCCGTTAGAGAAGCAAAGACAGTTATATGGAACGGACCAATGGGAGTTGCTGAATTTAAAAATTTTGCAGCAGGTACAGTAGCAGTTGCAAAGGCTATGGCCGATTCAGGAGCTACTACTATAATTGGTGGCGGAGACAGTGCTGCAGCAGTTAACAACTTAGGTTTCGGAGATAAAATGACTCATATTTCAACTGGTGGTGGAGCTTCACTTGAATTCTTAGAAGGAAAAGAACTTCCTGGGATAGCTGCGCTTAACAATAAATAATAATAATTATCAATTAAAGTTTACAAAGTGCTTTTAAATGATATAATGTAAATGAAGGAAGGTTTTTAGATATGAGAAAGCCAATAATCGCTGGAAACTGGAAAATGCACAAAACTATTGATGAAGCAGTTAGTTTTGTTGAAGAAATAAAGGACTTAGTTAAAGAAGCTAAGTGTGAAATTGTAATTTGCCCAACATTTGTTTCGCTAGACGCTGTAGTTAAAGCTGTTAAAGGAACGAATATTAAAGTAGGAGCTCAAAACGTTCATTTTGAAGATAAAGGAGCTTTTACAGGTGAAATTGCTCCAAATATGCTAGAAGCTGTTGGTGTAGATTATGTTATAATAGGACACAGCGAAAGAAGACAATATTTCAACGAAACTGATGAAACAGTTAACAAGAAGCTAAAGGCTGCTTTTGCTCACAACATAGTTCCAATACTCTGCGTTGGTGAGTCTCTTGAAGAAAGAGAAAATAATATAACTGAAGAAGTTATAGGTAGACAAATTAAGCTTGATTTAACAGGTTTAACTCCAGAGCAAGTAGAAAATATTGTTGTTGCTTATGAGCCAATTTGGGCTATAGGAACAGGCAGAACTGCAACTTCAGACCAAGCTAACGAAACTATAGCTTTCATTAGAAAAGTTATAGCCTCAGTATATGGAAAAGAAGTAGCAGACAAAACAAGAATACAGTATGGTGGTTCTGTTAAGCCTTCTACAATAGCAGAGCAAATGGCTAAATCAGACATAGATGGAGCATTAGTTGGGGGAGCGAGCCTTGTAGCAGCAGATTTCGCAGCAATAGTGAATTTCTAATCAAGGGGGAAATGTAATGTCAAAGAAACCAGTTATGCTAATGATCCTAGATGGATTCGGAATATCAGACAAAGTAGATGGCAATGCAGTAGCTGCAGCAAAGAAGCCTAACTTTGACAAGTATTTTAATGAATATCCTAATGTGCAGCTTGGAGCCAGCGGAATGGATGTTGGACTTCCAAGAGGACAAATGGGTAATTCAGAGGTTGGTCACTTAAATATAGGTGCAGGAAGAATAATATATCAAGAATTGACAAGAATAACTAAGGCGATAGAAGATGGCGATTTCTTTGAAAAAGCTGAGCTAAATGAGGCTATAGACAAGGCTATAAAAGGTTCAAACTCACTTCATCTTTTAGGACTACTCTCCGATGGTGGAGTTCACTCTCATATAGATCACTTAAAGGCTTTAATAAAGCTTGCCAAGGATAAGGGATTAAAGAAGGTTTATGTTCATGCTTTCCTTGACGGAAGAGATGTTCAACCTGGTTCAGCTAAGGACTTCATTGCGGCTCTTGAAGACTACATGAAAGAAGTTGGAGTTGGGAAAATAGCTTCAATCTCTGGTAGATACTATGCTATGGACAGGGATAAGCGTTGGGAAAGAGTGCAGCTTGCTTATAATGCTATAGTTTTAGGTGAAGGTGAAACTGCTCTTTCAGCTATGGAGGCAATTGAAAGCTCCTACCATGACAACAAAACTGATGAGTTTGTTCTTCCAACTGTAATACTTGAAAATGGAGATCCAACAGCGAAAATAGTTAATGGCGACTCAGTAATATTCTTTAACTTCAGACCAGATAGAGCTAGAGAGATTACTAGAGCTATAAATGATAAAGTTTTTGATGGTTTTGAAAGAGATACACTCAACTTAAATTACGTTTGCATGACTCAGTATGATAAAACAATGGAAGGTGTTTCCGTGGTATTTAAACCTGAATCATACAATAATACTTTAGGAGAGTATATAAGCAGATTAGGTAAGAAGCAGCTAAGAATAGCAGAAACAGAAAAATATGCTCACGTTACCTTTTTCTTTAATGGTGGTGTAGAAGCACCGAATGAAGGCGAAGATAGAGCACTTATAGCTTCACCAAAGGTCGCTACTTATGATTTAAAGCCAGAGATGAGTGCTTACGAGCTTACAGATGAGCTTATAAGAAGAATTGACACTGATGAGTATGATATGATAATCTGTAACTATGCAAATCCAGATATGGTAGGACATACCGGTGTATTTGAAGCAGCAGTTAAAGCAATTGAAACGGTAGACAACTGTATGGGAAGAGTTGTAGAAAGAGTACTTGAAAAAGATGGTGCTGTATTTGTAACTGCCGACCATGGAAATGCAGAGCAAATGATTGACTATTCAACAGGAGAGCCAATGACTGCTCATACAACAGATCCAGTTCCACTGCTTTATATAGCGAATGATGCAAAGGGTAAAGAGCTTAGAAGCGGAATACTTGCTGATTTAGCTCCAACTATGCTTCAGGTTATGGGACTAGAAGTGCCAGCAGAAATGACTGGAAAGTCACTTATAAAATAATTTTGCTAGTCTACTGTAGAGGGCTCATGCTCTCTACAGAGAATATACATATTTGAAAGGAGTTTTTTAAATGAAAATTCATGTAGACATCGTAGATGTAGTTGCAAGACAAATTCTAGACTCAAGATGCTTCCCAACAGTAGAGGTTGAAGTTACACTTGAAGACGGAACAATAGGAAGAGCTGCTGTTCCATCAGGAGCATCAACAGGTATATTTGAAGCTGTTGAATTAAGAGACGGAGACAAGACTCAATACAATGGTAAGGGAGTTCTTAAGGCTGTTGCTAACGTTAATGACGTTATAGCTCCAGAACTTATAGGGATGAACATATTTGATCAAGTTGCTATCGATCAAACAATGATCGATTTAGACGGAACACCAAACAAGGGAAGATTAGGAGCTAACGCAATACTTGGTGTATCATTAGCTGTTGCTCAAGCAGCTGCTAACTACCTTGGATTACCTTTATACCAATACATAGGTGGAGTTAACGCTAAGGCTCTTCCAGTACCAATGATGAACATAATCAACGGTGGAAAGCACGCTGACAACAACGTAGACTTCCAAGAGTTCATGGTTATGCCAGTTGGAGCATCATCCTTCAGTGAAGCATTAAGAATGAGTGCAGAAGTTTACCATTCCTTAAAATCAGCTTTAAAGGCTAGAAAATATGAAACTGGTGTTGGCGATGAGGGAGGATTCGCTCCAAACCTTAAGTCAAACGAAGAAGCTATCGCTGTTATAATAGAAGCTATTGAAAAAGCTGGATATGTTCCAGGAAAAGATATATACATAGCTCTAGACGTTGCATCTTCAGAACTTTACAAAGAAGACGGAAAGTATCACTTAGACGGAGAAGGAAAGACTCTTACTCCAGCTGAAATGGCTGACTTCTATGTTGAGCTAGTTAACAAGTACCCAATAATCTCCATTGAAGATGGTATGGCAGAAGAAGATTGGGAAGGTTGGAAGCTATTAACTGAAAAGTTAGGTGGAAAAATTCAATTAGTTGGAGACGACTTATTTGTTACTAACACTGAAAGACTTGAAAGAGGTATCAAAACTGGTACTGCAAACTCAATTCTTATAAAGCTTAACCAAATAGGTACATTAACTGAAACTCTTAACGCTATAGAAATGGCTGCAAGAGCTGGTTATACAGCAGTAGTTTCCCATAGATCAGGTGAAACCGAAGATACAACAATTGCTGACCTAGTTGTAGCTACAAATGCTGGTCAAATAAAGACTGGTGCTCCAGCGAGATCAGAAAGAGTTGCTAAATACAATCAACTTCTAAGAATTGAAGAAGAATTAGGAAGCTCAGCTCAATACAGAGGAATCAATGCTTTCTACAACATAAAGAAGTAATTTAAAGTGAGGCTCTTAAGCCTCACTTTTTTAAGGTTGTATTATAACTTCACTTGTGATAAAATACCATTGTATAACTTTATGGGAGGTATATGAATATGCGTATTGCTCTTATAGTTGCTCTTGTAATTATTTCTATAGTATTAATAATATCTGTAATGCTCCAGCCAAGTAAAACTAATGGACTATCAGGTTTTGTTGGTGGTGGAAGCGCAGATACATATTACGCTAAGAATAAGGCTAAAACAAAGGAAGTCGTAATGGCTAGAATAACTGTTTTAACTGCTATTTTATTTGCTTTAGACGTAATAGCTTTAAACCTAATAAAATAATTCAAAGCACTAAAGTATAGTCAATATGGCTGTACTTTTTTATTTTTAACTCTTTATTTATAATAGCATATAATCTAGGAATATATTTTATAAAATTACCAAAAATAATATAAGGTATATGTATGAAAGGAAGTGACTTAATTGAACATTAGAGAAGCAGTTGTAGAATTTATGAGAGAAAAATCCTACAAACCTATTTCCATATATGAGCTAGCTTATGCTATGAACATAGAAAAAAGCGATTTCAAGATGTTTCAAGATGTAATCTATGATATGGAAAAGGATGGAGAAATTATTAAAACAAGGACAGAACATTATGGTGTACCTGAAAAAATGGGACTTGTGGTTGGAAAGCTACAGGGGCATCAAAAGGGCTATGGTTTTGTTATACCAGAAATTAGTGAGCCGGATGTTTTTATACCCATAAGTGCTATGGGTGGTGCCATGCATGGTGATAAAGTTATTGCAAAAATAACTAGAGAAGAAAATGAGGGTAAAAGACGCGAAGGTGAAATAATCAGAATAATCAAAAGAGGCAATAAGACAATAATAGGTACATATGAGGACAGCAAGAATTTTGGTTTTGTTGTGGCAGATGATAGAAGAATTTATCAGGATATATTCATTCCAAAGGCTGAGCGAAATGGTGCCAAGACAGGACAGGTAGTTATAGTTGAAATTACTGAATGGCCAGATAAGAGAAGAAACCCTGAGGGAAGAGTTGTAGAAATCCTTGGAAGCAAGGGTGACAGGGGAATAGATATACTTACAATAATAAAAAAACATGGCCTTCCTGAGGAATTCCCTCAAAAGGTTGAAGCTTTTGCAGAAAATATTCCAAATGAAATACCAGAGGAAGAATATTCAAGACGTGAGGTCTTAAGAGATCTACGCATGGTTACTATAGATGGTGAGGATGCTAAGGACCTTGATGATGCTGTTTCAATTGAGAAGCTTCCAAACAATAATTACAGGCTTGGAGTACATATTGCAGACGTTTCTCATTATGTAAAAGAGAAAAACCCTCTAGATAGGGAAGCTTTGAAAAGAGGTACATCTGTATATTTGATTGATAGAGTTATACCTATGCTTCCAAAGAAACTGTCAAATGGCATTTGTAGCTTAAATCCTAAGGTAGATAGATTAGCATTATCCTGCTTTATGGAGATAGATAGATCAGGAAAGGTTCTAGACCATAAAATAGTTGAAAGTGTAATTAAGACTAGTGAAAGAATGACTTATACTGATGTTACAAAGATACTTAAAGACAGAGATGAAGAGCTTATAAGAAAATATGAGTATCTTCACGAAGATTTTAAGGCTATGGAGGACCTTTGCAATATACTACATAAAAAGAGAATGGGTCGAGGGGCTATTGACTTTGAGTTTGAAGAGAGCAAAATAGTTTTAAACGATAAGGGAAAACCAATTGATGTAAAGCCTTATGAAAGAGAAATTGCCAATAGAATGATAGAAGAGTTTATGCTTGTTTGTAATGAAACTATAGCTGAGCACATGTTCTGGGCAAATATGCCTTTTGTATATAGAATTCACGAAGACCCAGACCTTGAAAAGCTAAATATATTTAATGAATTTGTTCATAATTTAGGATATGCAGTTAAATGGACCAAAGAAGTTCATCCTAAGGCCCTTCAAGAAATAATCGAAAAAATTAAAGGTCAGAAGGAAGAAACCGTAGTTAGTACTTTGCTGCTTAGATCACTAAAGCAGGCTAGGTATGCGCCACAGTGTGAAGGTCACTTTGGTTTGGCAGCTAAATACTACTGCCACTTTACTTCACCAATAAGAAGATATCCAGACCTTATAATTCACAGGATTATCAAGGAATATATAAATGGGCAGATAGATGAAAATAGAACAGTAAGACTTAACAAAGAAGTTGAGTATGCTTCAAAACAGTCTTCTGAAATGGAAAGAGTAGCACAAGACGCGGAGAGAGAAGTTGACGATTTAAAGAAAGCTGAATACATGTCTGACAGGATTGGTCAGGAATTTGACGGTATAATTTCCTCTGTAACAAACTTTGGATTCTTCGTAGAACTACCTAATACTATAGAAGGCTTAGTTCACATAAGCGATCTTGATGACGATTATTATGTATATGATGAAAAGCGCTTAAGCCTAATTGGAGAACGCACTAAAAAGATATACAGGCTTGGTGACGAAGTTAAGATTAAAGTAACCAAAGTTGATATTGAATTTAGAGAGATTTATTTCAAGCTTGTGGAAGAGCAGCAGTCCGGCGAAGATGGTGAGGAAGAAACTATAGAAATTAAGGCACGAAGAGCTTATCCAATAATACCAAGAGATCAATTGAACAGTGACAACATACTAAATTTAGAAGAGAATATGGATTAACAAAAAGCTGCTTCTTTTGGAGCGGCTTTTTTATTTGCAAATAATATTAAAAATTGCACAAATAGTTTGACAAGTATATTAATAAGTTGATAAAATATTAACATATTATGTTCTTCAAATAATTAGAGAGAAATCTTCAATTATTTGTATTTAAATATTTATACCTAACAGAAAAGATATTTCTAATCTGAAAGGAAAGAAGGGGATACAATTAAGCTTTAGCTGAGTGGCTATAGCTGTATTTGTTTTGCAAATCAAGCTTTCCTGTGTGGAAGGCTTTTTATTTTGCAAAACTTTACCAATGGGAGGAAGTATATGAAAAAAATTGCAGTAATAAGTGCTATACTAGAAAAACCTAATATTTGCCAGAAAGAATTTAACGAAGTTGTGTCAAGCTTTAAGGGGATTGTTAAGGGAAGGATGGGAGTACCATTTGAGGAAGAAGATATTGCAGTTATTAGCATTACGATTTTAGGAGAGCTGAATGACATTAATAGCTTGACTGGAAAGCTTGGAAATATTAATCATGTATTGGTTAAGACAGCTATATCAAAAAAGGAGATTGAATAATGAGAGCTGTTATAGATAAGCTTTATTTTCAAAACAATTTGACTAATGAAGAACTTTTAGCCTTACTAAACAGCATAAATGAAGACACAAAGAAGTACTTGATAGAAAAGGCTCATGAAACAAGAATGCGAACTTATGGAGATATGGTTTTCATGAGAGGACTTATAGAGTTCACAAACTATTGCAAGAGAAACTGTAGGTACTGCGGTATTAGAGCAGGCAACAAGCTAGCAGATAGGTACAGGCTAACTGATGAAGAAATAATGCAAGTTTGCTGTGAGGGCTATGAACTTGGTTACAGAACATTTGTGCTGCAGGGCGGTGAGGATGACTACTTTAATGATGATAAAATTATAGCCATAG
The genomic region above belongs to Clostridium swellfunianum and contains:
- a CDS encoding ABC transporter permease; its protein translation is MWDILTSILPLTLTYTAPLLIIALGGLYSERSGVVNIGLEGLLGVGAFTTAFVMKMMGVSPIVALIAAAFAGGLFSLLHAFASVTMRADQVVSGTAINILSSAITVYLARALSGSANIQILKGFIKTDIPVLSKIPVLGPLFFSSTYITTWIVLLIVVLSWYILYYRPFGLRLRACGENPQAADSLGINVLRIRYIGVAISGILAGLGGGIIIVTYAGEFSPLIYNGLGFLALAALIFGKWKPWGVVGAAFFFGFAKTVADMSKLFEGIKNMPNIFFNTFPYVVTLIALVLFSKNMAGPRAAGEPYDPGKR
- the rpoN gene encoding RNA polymerase factor sigma-54, with protein sequence MNFNLNLTQEQKLVMTQQMQLSIKLLQMSSLELQEHVDKELQENPVLEVSYAEEAHDENLKNRIDYKEFIKYLDFDKYGQRHYEKNDEEEVSPFNFISEQKSLKQDLVEQIIDLGVKDYLFPICEYIIDNLDERGYLEVSEEDISKQLNVEISIAREAIKIVQSLEPIGIAAMDLRECLKLQLERNGVLNNYLSVIIDKHLENIADNRYNLIAKSLGIELKEAQYYGDIIKSLQPKPSSGFYTGDEISYTAPDAYIKEIGSEFHILMNENLVPKLNINEIYKEIIKNENDVAAVEYVKEKINSALFLMKSIEHRKSTIYKVLEKILEIQQDFFKYGESYLKPMSLKDISESIGMHESTISRAIKDKYINTNRGTIKIKDLFTVGLSSANSAEDVSASIIKKEIKKMIDKEDKSKPLSDQAICDYLNEQGMNISRRTVAKYREEMNIKASSKRKRF
- a CDS encoding sugar-binding transcriptional regulator, which encodes MREILKLAQKVVPETLELLVKRYNILRVINHNQPIGRRTLSSSLEIGERIVRSEINFLKEQNLIEINTPGMTITPEGEEVIHKLKDIIHELKGLSDLEEYIKKGLGLKNVIIVPGDLDQDKTVLSELGKAAANILKDLIRDKSIIALTGGSTIKEVVDNVPRITNFKDILVIPARGGMGKNVEIQANNLAASLAHKLSANYKLLHIPDNLTTTALSAVLNESDVKEIVDNIKNSDILIYGIGRADEMAKRRGLSSERVQELNSLGAVGEAFGNYFNSLGEIICSTSTIVVDSNSLKSIGNLIAVAAGESKAEAIVAIEKNLSHSTLITDEGAARKIINILDKIE
- the gap gene encoding type I glyceraldehyde-3-phosphate dehydrogenase, which codes for MSNVKVAINGFGRIGRLAFRQMFGAEGYDVVAINDLTAPKMLAHLLKYDSSQGRYEGTVEAKESSIVVNGKEIKIYASADASKLPWGELDVDVVLECTGFYVSKAKSQAHINAGAKKVVISAPAGNDLPTVVYNVNHDILTADDNIISAASCTTNCLAPMAKALNDYAEIQSGIMSTIHAYTGDQMVLDGPHRGGDFRRARAAAVNIVPNSTGAAKAIGLVIPELNGKLIGSAQRVPVPTGSTTILTSVVKGKDVTVEGINAAMKAASNESFGYTEEQLVSSDIIGIKFGSLFDATQTMVTKIAEDLYQVQTVSWYDNENSYTSQMVRTIKHFANFLK
- a CDS encoding phosphoglycerate kinase, with amino-acid sequence MSFNKKTIEDIQVKGKRVLVRCDFNVPMKDGKITDENRLNGALPTIKYLMEKGAKVILCSHLGKAKGPDPSLTLAPVAMRLSELLNKEVVFAADDTVVGDNARKAVSVAKDGDVILLENTRFRKEEGKNEDSFSQDLASIADVYVNDAFGSAHRAHCSTVGVTKFVDTAVCGYLIQKELKFLGEAVQNPTRPFCAILGGAKVVDKIAVIENLLDKVDTLIIGGGMAYTFFKAQGYEIGKSLLDEERLDYAKEMMEKAKTKGVKLLLPVDNRIAPEYADVEAKITEDQNVPEGYMGLDIGPKSEKLFAYAVREAKTVIWNGPMGVAEFKNFAAGTVAVAKAMADSGATTIIGGGDSAAAVNNLGFGDKMTHISTGGGASLEFLEGKELPGIAALNNK
- the tpiA gene encoding triose-phosphate isomerase; the encoded protein is MRKPIIAGNWKMHKTIDEAVSFVEEIKDLVKEAKCEIVICPTFVSLDAVVKAVKGTNIKVGAQNVHFEDKGAFTGEIAPNMLEAVGVDYVIIGHSERRQYFNETDETVNKKLKAAFAHNIVPILCVGESLEERENNITEEVIGRQIKLDLTGLTPEQVENIVVAYEPIWAIGTGRTATSDQANETIAFIRKVIASVYGKEVADKTRIQYGGSVKPSTIAEQMAKSDIDGALVGGASLVAADFAAIVNF